CGTCGCGCACCACGCGCGGGAAACGGTGGAAGATCTCGCCTATCTGCACCATGCGCATCGATAGCGTGCCGGTGCGGATCTGCTCGATCAGGTTGGCGATGCCAAGCGTCGCCTCCACCAGCTGGGTCTGCTGCGAACGGCGCGCGATCAGGTTGGCCGACGCGCCGGCGATCACCAATTCGCCTATCAGATTGATCAGGCTGTCCAGCTTGCCGGCCTCCACCTTGATGAAGCGGCTTTCGCCGCCGCGCCCGCCGCGGGTCTCGCCTGCCGCGGCATGGATTTCCGGATGAGGCTCGGCGTCGGCTTGCCGCGGCGGCGGCTGCGCGGGGCCGGGAGCGTCGGCCTCGGCCGGCGGCGGCGGGCTGCCGGGCGCTGGGTCGCTTGCGGCGGCCGGGGCGTTCTCCGGCCCAGACGAAGGATCCGGCGCGCCGAACTGCCGCCACGCCAGCGCCACCTCCTGCGCCTCGTCCGGCTCCGCGGTGGCGCAAGCCTCGCGCAGGCTGACGGCGGCGGCTTGCAGCGGCAGGATGAACAGCTCGCTGTCCTCGCGGACGAATTCGAAGACTTCGTGCAGCGCCTGCGCGCCGATGTCCGAGCGATACAGCAGCTCGAAGCGCAGGTAGTTGGTTTCGGCGTCGAAGTCGCCGCCGCGAGGCAGGCGGCAAGCGATCGCGCGGATCCGCTCCACCGTGCCCAGCGTCGACAGGTAGCGGATGAAGGACGAGGGGTCGAGGCCGTTGCGCAGCACGTCTGGGCCGAAGCGCAGCGACAGCAGCCAGCGCTCCGTCCGGAGCGCGGCGGCGGCGGGGGCTTCCTCTCGGGGCGGCGGCATGGCCTGCTGGGGCGCCGCCAGGTAGGCGAGCAGCGCCGCTTCCAGCGGCTCGTCGCGCAGCGCCTCCAGCGGGTCCCCCGCGGCCAGCGCCTGGATCAGCATCTTGACGTGGTCGTGGCAACGCAGCAGCAGGCCGACCAGCTCGTCGTCCAGCTTGAGCTTGCCGTCTCGCAGCTGGTCGAGCAGGTTTTCCGCCTGGTGGGTGAAGCGGACGATGGCGTCCAGGCCGAACAAGCCGGCCGAACCCTTGATGGTGTGCATGGTCCGGAACAGCGCGTTCAGCTGCTCCGCGCTGGTCTGTTCGGCTTCCACGTCCAGCAGGATGCTTTCCATCTCGTCCAGCAGTTCGCGGGACTCCTCCAGAAAGGTCTGCAACGCCTGTTCAAGATCCATCGCCGCCCCCGCCGCGCGTGAATGCCAGTTCGTCTTCCATGCCCATCAGCAGCAGGAACGCTCCCAGCGCGCGGCTGGGAGACAGCAACTCAACCCGCCTCTCCAGCCTGGCGCCTTCCCGCTGCAGCCACAGCAGCACCTGGGCGCCGGCGCAGTCGATCTCCTCGATCGCGGACAAGTCCAGCAGAATGTCCTCGCCGCTTCGCAGGGCGGCGTCCAGCTCGGCCCGCCATTGGGCGGCCTGGTAGATGGTCTGCTCGTGGCCGGCGATGATGGAAAGCGCCATGTCCGCTCCTGGGAGGTTGCGCCGGCTCAGGGCAGGATCAGCTTGGACACCGCGGTCAGCAGCACCGGCGGCTGGAAGGGCTTGACCACCCAGGCCTTGGCGCCGGCCTCCTTGCCTTCGCGCTTCTTGTCCTCCGCCGACTCCGTCGTCAGCATGATCACCGGCGTGAACTTGTAGTGCGGCAGCTGCTTGATGTTCTTCAGCAAGGCGAGGCCGTCCATCTGCGGCATGTTGACGTCCGAGATGATCAGGTGGATCTTGCGGCCGTCCAGTATGTCCAGCGCCTCCTTGCCGTTGCCGGCTTCCAGCACCTCGTAGCCGGCGCCGGCCAGCGTCATGCGCACCACCTGTCGCAAGGTGGTCGAGTCGTCGACGATCAATATGGTTTTGCCCATCTGCGACTACCCCGTCATTCAGAAAAAAGTGATATCGCTCGGCCCCGGCGCCTTGTCGTTGCCTTCCCGGCCGTGGAGCGCGCGTTGCTCGTGCGTGGTATAGCTGTTCTTCAGCGCGGACAGCCAGGCGTCGGTGTCCGGCGGCGGCGGCAATTCGCCGTCGCAGTTCAGGGCCTCGTGCAGCGAGGCCTCCAGCTGCCAGATGTCGTTCTGCACATGGGACAGGATCTGGCTGACCCGGTCCTGGAACTGGAGATGGGTCAGGACGTCTTCCACGGTGGCCGCCAGGTCGAAGCCGGGAATGTCGGCGGGCGCGCCCAGCTTGCAGGCGTGGCAGCTGGCGCCGATCTCCTGGTCCAAGGCCTGCAGCCGCTGCGCCAGCGAGCGCGCCTGCTCGGCGATCTGCCCAGTGTGGGGCGAGTCGCCGCCAGCCTGTGCCAGCGCGTCGAGCTGCAGGCTGGACTGGCGCAGTTGCTGCAGTTCGGCGGAAAGCTTGCGTTGCAAGCCGGCGGGCTGCTGCAGCGCGTCCAGCGTGTCGCTCATGCGGGTTTCGGCGGAGTCGATCGGGTAGGGGCCGTTTTCCTGGTCCGGCTGGTGGCCCAGCAGGCGCAGCATGCCGTCGAAACGCTGGGTCAGGTGGCTGGCGGCCTCGTCTATCTGTTCGCGGCTGAGCGCGATATGCCCGGCCCACAGCGGCAGCAGCGCGTAGACGTGGCTGGCATAGTCGCGCCAGTAGCTCTCGTCGCCGCCGCCGGAGGGGGCGGGGTGAGGGGCGGCGATGGCGGGGACGGGCCACAGCAGCAGCAGCGCGATCAGCAGCGAGGTCAGGCCCAGTGCGGGCCAGAACAGGGGGTGGTTGATCAGCAGCGTGTATTGGATTCCCCCGTTGACGGCCAGGCCGATTTGCAGCCGGATCCAGCGCCAGGGTTGAACAGGGGCGATCATGCAAGGGTCTCGTCGATCGGTGCGTATTCTTCCTACTGTTTGTAGCCGCTGCGCTGTGGGGATGCAAACAGGCAGTCAATTGTCTTAAACCGGCGGAGGCGGGATGCGGCGCCCAATTCCGCCTTGCATTTATCGACATTCTGTGGTCAGAATCGAAGTTCGATATTTCAACCTTTCTCAATACAAGAAGCACGTATGGCACTCATCGTACAGAAGTACGGCGGCACCTCGGTCGGGACAACCGAGCGCATCAAGAATGTGGCCCGCCGCGTCGCCAAGTGGAAGGCTCAGGGGCATGATGTGGTGGTGGTGGTATCCGCGATGAGCGGCGAAACCAATCGCCTGATCGCTTTGGCCAAGGAGATTCAGGACTATCCCGATCCGCGCGAGCTGGACGTGGTGGTCTCCACCGGCGAACAAGTCACCATCGGCCTGCTGGCGATGGCGTTGAAGGAAATCGGCGTGCCGGCCAAGAGCTATTGCGGCTGGCAGGTGAAAGTGGTGACCGACCAGGCGCATACCAAGGCGCGCATCCAGTCGATAGACGACGAAGCGATGCGCGGCGACCTGAAGGAAGGCCGCGTGGTCATCGTCGCCGGCTTCCAGGGCGTGGACGAGGAGGGCAGCATCACCACGCTGGGCCGCGGCGGCTCCGACACCTCGGCCGTGGCGCTGGCCGCCGCGCTGAAAGCCGACGAGTGCCAGATCTACACCGACGTCGACGGCGTCTACACCACCGATCCGCGCGTGGTGCCCGAGGCGCGCCGCCTGAAGACCGTGACCTTCGAAGAAATGATCGAGATGGCGTCGCTCGGTTCCAAGGTATTGCAGATCCGCTCGGTGGAATTCGCCGGCAAGTACAAGGTACGCTTGCGCGTGCTCTCCAGCTTCGAGGACGAAGGCGAGGGCACCCTGATTACGTTTGAGGAAGATGAAAGCATGGAAAAGGCGGTAGTGGCAGGCATCGCGTTCGATCGCAACGAGGCCCGCATCAATGTCAAGGGAGTGCCGGACAAGCCGGGCATCGCCTACCAGATCCTGGGCCCGATTGCCGACGCCAACATCGAAGTCGACATGATCATCCAGAATGTCGGCGAGAACGGCACCACCGACTTCTCGTTCACGGTGCCGCGCGGCGAGTTCAACCGCGCGCTGACCATCCTGCGCGAAGTACAGACCCATATCGGCGCCGCCAAGATCGACGCCGACGACAAGGTGGCCAAGATCTCCATCGTGGGCGTCGGCATGCGGTCGCACTGCGGCATCGCCTCCACCATGTTCCGCACACTGGCGGAAGAGGGCATCAACATCCAGATGATTTCCACCTCGGAAATCAAGGTGTCGGTGCTGGTGGACGAGAAGTACCTGGAGCTGGCCGTTCGCGTTTTGCATAAGGCTTTCGGCCTGGATCAGGCGGCGTAAATATTTTTGCGCCGGATGCTTGACAGAGAGGGAGGCCATAATTAATATGGCGCTCTCTGAACGGAGAAATGGCCGAGTGGTCGAAGGCACTTCCCTGCTAAGGAAGCATACGGGCTTAAACCTGTATCGAGGGTTCGAATCCCTCTTTCTCCGCCAGATAACGCACCCGTAGCTCAGTTGGATAGAGTATCTGGCTACGAACCAGAGGGTCGGGCGTTCGAATCGCTCCGGGTGCGCCAGCTGTCCCTATAGTTTAGCGGTTAGAACACCGCCCTTTCACGGCGGTAGCCGGGGTTCGATTCCCCGTGGGGACGCCAGGATTCAGAAAAAAGCCTCGCATGAAAATGCGGGGCTTTTTTCGTTTCTGTCAATCGGTGGAGTGGGCCGTGAAAACGGGATGCCTTGGCATCCCGTTCGCGTTTCCGACTTAGAACTTATGGTTCAGTTCCAGCCAGGCCTGCCGGCCGTAGGGCGTGTAACTGCCCACCGGGTAGTACGGCCAGCCTCCCGTATAGTCTTTCTTGATGAAGTCCTGCAGGTTGTTGACGATCACGCCTATCGAGGTTTTCTTGCTGGCCTGGTAGGTCACGCTCAGGTTGGCGAGCACGGTCGGCGTCAGGTAGCCGGTGCCGGCGCCGTTCGGGATCTTGCCGTAGCGGGTCAGCAGCAGCGTGGACGACCAGTCGCCGATATTCCAGGTGGTGGTGAAATCCAGCTTGTCCGGCCAGTCGGTGTTGCTCATGTCGGTCAATTCGTTCTGGGCCGGATCGCTGGCGAATTGCTGGTAGGTGTGGGTCAGCACCTTGGTGTAGGCGGCCTTGAACAGGAAATCGCCCAGTCTGGCGGTGCGCAACCGGTATTTGCCGCTCAGGTCGATGCCGCTGGTACGTTCGCTGGCGGCGTTGATCGGGTTGACGATGATGGTGTTGATCGCGCCAGGATCCACCAGCGCGTTGGCCGGATTGCGCACGATGCGGGACAGCGCGTCGCGGCACAGCGCCGAGCCGCCGTCGTAGCCGCCGGCGCGGCAGCGGGCCTCGTCCTGCAGCAGCTTGTCCGCGCTGAGGGTGGTGACCAGATCGTCTATCGTGATGTTCCAGTAGTCGAGCGAGAGGTCGGCGTCGCGGCTGGGAGACCAGACGAAGCCGAAGCCGTACGACTTGCCGCTTTCCGGCTTCAGGCCGGGGTTGCCGTTGCTGACGTAGTTGGAGCCGGGCGAGACGCCGGCGTACTGGCAGCTGGCCAGCGGTTGGCCGGATTGCGCGCAGCGCCAGTAGTCGGTGGTCGACGAGTAGTAGCCGCGGGTCTGGGTTTGGAACAGGTAGCTCATGTCCGGCGCGCGGAAGCTGGTGGCGTAGTTGCCGCGCAGCAGCAGGCTGCCGATGGGGCGGTATTCCAGGCCTGCGCCGTAGGTGAATTTCCCCTCGTTGTTGCCGGTGATCTGGTAGCGGTCATAGCGGCCGGACAGCGTCAGGTTGAGCGGCTTGGCCAGCGGCAGCAGCAACTCGGCGCCGGCCGCCTCGCGCGAGCGGGAGCCGCTGGCGCCGATGGCGGGGTTGGCGTTGTAGAACACGCCCTGATTCAGCCGCTGGTCGGGATCGTTGCTGAAGCCCTGGCTGCCCCATTCCAGCAGGCCCGCCAATTTGGCGGGGCCGGCCGGCAATTGGAAGGCCTCGCCGCTGGCGCTCAGGCTGAGCACTTGCAGCCAGGATTTGTTGTGGCTGTTGCTGTCGCCGATCAGTCCGGAGGCCTGGGCCGGCGTCAGCGGCTGATAGAAGCGGGCGAGGTTGGGCGCGTAGATGGGGATGCCGCTGCCGTCGGCGCCCAGCTGCGGGCCGAGAAAGTAGGCGTTGACGCCGGACAGCAGCATCGGCGTGGTGGCGCGGCTGGTGTAGAGCGATGCGTTGTACGCCGCTTCGTAATTCCAGCTGCCCGTCAGCTCGCCGCGCGCGCCCAGCGTCAGGTTGGCGGCGAGATCATCCCACTTGCGGTTGTAGTTGCTGGTCCCGCCCAGCTCTTCGGGGGCGAAGCGCTTGTTCCAGATTTCGTAATTGCCGGTGTTCTGGTTCCGGAAGTAGTTGCCTTGGCCGGCGGCGGCGGTCCAGTTGGGGCCGCGGGTGTTGTTTTCCGTGTGGTTGAGTCCAATCATCGCGTCGCTGAACAGTTCGACATGCGGATTGGCCAGATAGCTGAGGCTGAGGAAGCCGCTCTGGCTCTGATTGGCGGTCTGTATCGTCCAGTATGACGGCTTCAGCAGTCCGCTGGCGCAGTAGCCCTTCTGGCTGTTGCCTACGGTGGAGACGCTGCCGGCGAACATGCCCGAGAAGTTGCCGCAGGCGCTGCCGGCGTCCAGATAGCCGCCGCCGGCGATGCGCCGGGCCAGGATGGGAGACGGCGCTTCGCCCTGGGCGGTGGAGTCGGACATGAAGCCGCGTTGGCGGGACCAGATCGGGTTGCGCTGGCTGATTTCCAGTCCGTAGATCGCGCTGAGCTGGTCCCAGCTCTTGCCGCCGGTCAGCTGCAGCCGCGCGTTTTCGCCGCCGTGATGCTCGGCGCCGCCGATCTTGACGTTGATCGAGGCGCCGTCGGTTTTCTTCTTCAGGATGATGTTGACCACGCCGGCGATGGCGTCCGAGCCGTAAATGGCGGATGCGCCGCCATTCAGGATCTCGATGCGGTCGATCAGCGCCGACGGGATGTTGGCCAGATTGACGAAATTGACCTGGCCTTCGTAAGCGATGGGGTAGTCCGCCATCCGGCGGCCGTTGATCAGCGTCAGCGTGTGGTTGGGGCCGAGGCCGCGCAGGCTGATGGCGTTGGCGGCCGGGGTGAAGGTGTTGCCGAAGTCGGCGCCTTGGGTGAAGCCGGTGTTCTGCGTCAGATTGTTCAGCGCGTCGTAGACGTTGGTGTAGCCCTGCTTTTCTATGTCCGCGCCGGTGATTACCGTCACGCTGGTCGGGCCTTCCTTGGCGGAGCGGGCGATGCGCGAGCCGGTGACGGTCACGCTCTCCAGCGATTCGGCGGATGGGGTGTCGGCCAGGGTCGGCAGGGCGGCGAGCAGCAGCAGGGCGGGCAGCAGCTTGAGTGGGAGGGGGATGGGCGCGGAATGCACGGGAGCCTGTTCTCGTCTGGATGTTGGGAAGAACAGGATATCTCTTTGTCATTTTTGCGGTGCGAAGAAAAATGGCAATGCAAATGACGCAGCGGGATATGGCGGAACTTGGCAGGCGATGCTGGGGAATGAAAAAAGCCCCGCATTTTCATGCGAGGCTTTTTTCTGCATCCTGGCGTCCCCACGGGGAATCGAACCCCGGCTACCGCCGTGAAAGGGCGGTGTTCTAACCGCTAAACTATAGGGACAGCTGGCGCACCCGGAGCGATTCGAACGCCCGACCCTCTGGTTCGTAGCCAGATACTCTATCCAACTGAGCTACGGGTGCGTATTGTTGGCGTCCCCACGGGGAATCGAACCCCGGCTACCGCCGTGAAAGGGCGGTGTTCTAACCGCTAAACTATAGGGACATGCCTGGCGCACCCGGAGCGATTCGAACGCCCGACCCTCTGGTTCGTAGCCAGATACTCTATCCAACTGAGCTACGGGTGCGCTGTTTCGCGAGACGTTGTGTCTTGCGAGAGGTCGGATATTACAGATGGGGTTTGCCCTGTCAACACTTCGTAGGATTTTTTTGCAAGCCGGTAAACTCGGCGGCTGTCCCTGTCGCGGCTGGCCAACATTTTCAACCATATGGCATGTTGGCGGCGCAGCCGCAAGACACGAAAGCGAAGCGAGATTGAATACCTTGTTTGCGCAGCCTTGCGCCATCATCGATCTGGAAACCACCGGCGGCAACATCGCGCGCGACCGCATCACCGAAGTCGGCATGGTGCTGATAGACGGCGAGCGGGTCGAGCGCCTGTCATGGCTGGTCAACCCCGGCCAGCCCATTCCGCCCTTCATCGAGAACATGACCGGCATCAGCAACGAGATGGTGGCCGGCGCGCCGCCGTTTTCCGCGCAGGCCGACGAATTGCTGGACCGTTTGCAGGGGCGCTTGCTGCTGGCGCACAACGCCCGCTTCGATTACGGCTTCCTGAAGAACGAATTCCGCCGCCACGGCCTGCGCTTCCAGGCGCGTGCGCTGTGCACGGTCAAGCTGTCGCGCCGGCTGTACCCGCAGCATTTCAAGCACAGCCTGGACAGCCTGATCGCCCGCCACGGCATCGACATGCCGGAGCGCCACCGCGCGCTGGCGGACGCGGAGGCGGTTTACCGCTTCATCCGGATCGCCGAGGCCGAGCTGGGCGAAGACCGGGTGGCGCATGAGGCGGCGCAATTGTTGTCGCAGCCGGCAGAGCTATCCAGCCTGCCGGCCGAACTGCAGCAGCAGATCGAGGACATGCCGGACTCGGCCGGCGTCTACGCGCTGTTCGGGGCGGACGGCCGCGCGCTCTACGTCGGCCGCGCGCCCAATCTGTACCGCAAGGCGCTGGGCCATTTCGCCGAGCGCAAGCCCGGGCACAAGAGCCACGAGGTCCGGATAGACGAACCGGTGGCGCGCGTGGAATGGCGGGAGTGCCTGGGCGAGTTCGGCGCCCGGCTGCAGGAGCTGCAGTGGCTGGGCAGGCTGCAGCCGCTGCACAATCCCCGCGCCAGGATGATGGGCGAGATCTGCACGCTGCAGGTGCAGGCCGGCGACGACGGCTACGTTCGGCCGCTGCCGGTCTCGGCGCGCGACATCGACTTCAGCCGCACCGCCGATCTATATGGTCTGTTCCGACACGCGCGCGAGGCGCGCAAGGCGCTGGCGCAGATCGCGCTGGCCCAGGGCCTGTGCCAGTCGGTGCTGGGCGTGGAGCAGGTGACCAGCCGCAAGGGCGCGCCCTGCGCGGCCTACCGGATCCGCCGCTGCCGCGGCGCCTGCGTCGGCGACGAGGGCGCCGACAGCCATAACGCCAGGCTGCTGGCCGCGCTGCAGCGGCTCAAGGTCAAGCCCTGGCCGTTCGACGGCGAGGTGGCGGTGGTGGAGCGCGACGAGGTATGCGGCGACGTGACCGAGCACCTGTTCGACCGCTGGTGCT
This genomic window from Chromobacterium violaceum ATCC 12472 contains:
- a CDS encoding chemotaxis protein CheA; translated protein: MDLEQALQTFLEESRELLDEMESILLDVEAEQTSAEQLNALFRTMHTIKGSAGLFGLDAIVRFTHQAENLLDQLRDGKLKLDDELVGLLLRCHDHVKMLIQALAAGDPLEALRDEPLEAALLAYLAAPQQAMPPPREEAPAAAALRTERWLLSLRFGPDVLRNGLDPSSFIRYLSTLGTVERIRAIACRLPRGGDFDAETNYLRFELLYRSDIGAQALHEVFEFVREDSELFILPLQAAAVSLREACATAEPDEAQEVALAWRQFGAPDPSSGPENAPAAASDPAPGSPPPPAEADAPGPAQPPPRQADAEPHPEIHAAAGETRGGRGGESRFIKVEAGKLDSLINLIGELVIAGASANLIARRSQQTQLVEATLGIANLIEQIRTGTLSMRMVQIGEIFHRFPRVVRDVSRELGKEIQLRIVGAETELDKSMVEKLGDPLLHIVRNAIDHGIEPTAVRQANGKPAQGNLWLNAYHESGSVVIEVADDGGGLDRERILAKARERGLLGPDDEPPDSVVFQQIFEAGFSTAEQVTNLSGRGVGMDVVRRGIEQLHGNVEIDSEAGLGTTFRIRLPLTLAIIDGFLVEVAASTFVLPLEAVIECIELPADLPENGVHDCINLRGELLPLLRLDHFFELPPVPAVRRNVVVVQYGDRKAGLVVDALQGEFQTVIKPLGALFNTLKAISGSTILGTGEVALILDVPSLIQHACRRESERFALPPRADASPRPGSPLQGSTP
- a CDS encoding STAS domain-containing protein, with product MALSIIAGHEQTIYQAAQWRAELDAALRSGEDILLDLSAIEEIDCAGAQVLLWLQREGARLERRVELLSPSRALGAFLLLMGMEDELAFTRGGGGDGS
- a CDS encoding response regulator — protein: MGKTILIVDDSTTLRQVVRMTLAGAGYEVLEAGNGKEALDILDGRKIHLIISDVNMPQMDGLALLKNIKQLPHYKFTPVIMLTTESAEDKKREGKEAGAKAWVVKPFQPPVLLTAVSKLILP
- a CDS encoding aspartate kinase; translated protein: MALIVQKYGGTSVGTTERIKNVARRVAKWKAQGHDVVVVVSAMSGETNRLIALAKEIQDYPDPRELDVVVSTGEQVTIGLLAMALKEIGVPAKSYCGWQVKVVTDQAHTKARIQSIDDEAMRGDLKEGRVVIVAGFQGVDEEGSITTLGRGGSDTSAVALAAALKADECQIYTDVDGVYTTDPRVVPEARRLKTVTFEEMIEMASLGSKVLQIRSVEFAGKYKVRLRVLSSFEDEGEGTLITFEEDESMEKAVVAGIAFDRNEARINVKGVPDKPGIAYQILGPIADANIEVDMIIQNVGENGTTDFSFTVPRGEFNRALTILREVQTHIGAAKIDADDKVAKISIVGVGMRSHCGIASTMFRTLAEEGINIQMISTSEIKVSVLVDEKYLELAVRVLHKAFGLDQAA
- a CDS encoding TonB-dependent receptor plug domain-containing protein, giving the protein MHSAPIPLPLKLLPALLLLAALPTLADTPSAESLESVTVTGSRIARSAKEGPTSVTVITGADIEKQGYTNVYDALNNLTQNTGFTQGADFGNTFTPAANAISLRGLGPNHTLTLINGRRMADYPIAYEGQVNFVNLANIPSALIDRIEILNGGASAIYGSDAIAGVVNIILKKKTDGASINVKIGGAEHHGGENARLQLTGGKSWDQLSAIYGLEISQRNPIWSRQRGFMSDSTAQGEAPSPILARRIAGGGYLDAGSACGNFSGMFAGSVSTVGNSQKGYCASGLLKPSYWTIQTANQSQSGFLSLSYLANPHVELFSDAMIGLNHTENNTRGPNWTAAAGQGNYFRNQNTGNYEIWNKRFAPEELGGTSNYNRKWDDLAANLTLGARGELTGSWNYEAAYNASLYTSRATTPMLLSGVNAYFLGPQLGADGSGIPIYAPNLARFYQPLTPAQASGLIGDSNSHNKSWLQVLSLSASGEAFQLPAGPAKLAGLLEWGSQGFSNDPDQRLNQGVFYNANPAIGASGSRSREAAGAELLLPLAKPLNLTLSGRYDRYQITGNNEGKFTYGAGLEYRPIGSLLLRGNYATSFRAPDMSYLFQTQTRGYYSSTTDYWRCAQSGQPLASCQYAGVSPGSNYVSNGNPGLKPESGKSYGFGFVWSPSRDADLSLDYWNITIDDLVTTLSADKLLQDEARCRAGGYDGGSALCRDALSRIVRNPANALVDPGAINTIIVNPINAASERTSGIDLSGKYRLRTARLGDFLFKAAYTKVLTHTYQQFASDPAQNELTDMSNTDWPDKLDFTTTWNIGDWSSTLLLTRYGKIPNGAGTGYLTPTVLANLSVTYQASKKTSIGVIVNNLQDFIKKDYTGGWPYYPVGSYTPYGRQAWLELNHKF
- a CDS encoding exonuclease domain-containing protein gives rise to the protein MNTLFAQPCAIIDLETTGGNIARDRITEVGMVLIDGERVERLSWLVNPGQPIPPFIENMTGISNEMVAGAPPFSAQADELLDRLQGRLLLAHNARFDYGFLKNEFRRHGLRFQARALCTVKLSRRLYPQHFKHSLDSLIARHGIDMPERHRALADAEAVYRFIRIAEAELGEDRVAHEAAQLLSQPAELSSLPAELQQQIEDMPDSAGVYALFGADGRALYVGRAPNLYRKALGHFAERKPGHKSHEVRIDEPVARVEWRECLGEFGARLQELQWLGRLQPLHNPRARMMGEICTLQVQAGDDGYVRPLPVSARDIDFSRTADLYGLFRHAREARKALAQIALAQGLCQSVLGVEQVTSRKGAPCAAYRIRRCRGACVGDEGADSHNARLLAALQRLKVKPWPFDGEVAVVERDEVCGDVTEHLFDRWCYLGSRRNGGELEGTPAFDLDYYKLLEGWLRRPEPGGELRAPAEPAPAAARAAGRI